Proteins encoded within one genomic window of Streptomyces profundus:
- a CDS encoding type II toxin-antitoxin system VapB family antitoxin, translating into MSRTVIDLDDQATEELMRLYGAKTKAEAVRRAIDETIKLHKRVALMDAIDSGEIDLTYDARAA; encoded by the coding sequence ATGTCGAGGACCGTGATCGACCTGGACGACCAGGCGACCGAAGAGCTGATGCGCCTGTACGGGGCAAAGACGAAGGCTGAGGCTGTTCGGCGTGCCATCGACGAGACGATCAAGCTGCACAAGCGGGTCGCACTCATGGACGCCATCGACAGCGGAGAGATCGACCTCACCTACGACGCCCGGGCAGCGTGA
- a CDS encoding PIN domain nuclease has translation MTVRYLLDKSALARRTKPGVRAFLDPLVQRGLLAVTGVVEVEMLYSARNAREAEMIRELLRGFDYLPCPDEVWDRTLDVQVQAIRKGNHRALSTADLLIAATAERHGVSILHYDEDYEQIAAITGQPHRWVAEPGTAD, from the coding sequence GTGACCGTGCGCTATCTGCTCGACAAGTCCGCCCTGGCCCGCCGTACCAAGCCAGGGGTCCGGGCCTTTCTCGACCCGCTCGTGCAACGCGGCCTCCTCGCCGTCACCGGAGTAGTCGAGGTCGAGATGCTGTACTCCGCCCGCAACGCCCGTGAAGCGGAGATGATCCGCGAGTTGCTGCGCGGCTTCGACTACCTGCCGTGCCCTGACGAGGTGTGGGACCGGACCCTGGACGTCCAGGTGCAAGCCATCCGTAAGGGCAACCACCGCGCCCTGTCCACCGCGGACCTGCTGATCGCCGCGACAGCCGAGCGGCATGGCGTGAGCATCCTGCACTACGACGAGGACTACGAGCAGATCGCCGCCATCACCGGCCAACCGCATCGATGGGTAGCCGAACCCGGCACGGCCGACTGA
- a CDS encoding type ISP restriction/modification enzyme, protein MSGSARTWLLTAVAEFGRESQRKLSGGGSPEASIRGPLEGLLRTVGEHHQQPEISWHDEYPVAELGVRLDYVVRAAGELTGYIELKRPGLSIDPSTFRGANKKQWERLRDLPNLLYTNGTDWRLYRHGHPVAEATFTGGLAVMGGKLAPSDPDAFDALLKQFLLWRPIAITNVARLVQQVAPLCRLLRGSVLEQLSAEAKSSAPPQDFRVRPFTGLRNDWRQLLFPTADETTFADGYAQTVAFALLLARAEGLLQEDSTLHDVSRRLDAGHALMGRALDLLTGHVGERFAVSLELLKRTVARVDWSAIEYGNKDAYLHLYEHFLDVYDPGLRQRSGSYYTPREVVTEMVRLTEDILISRLGHAEGLGSDEVRIVDPAMGTGTFLHAAIERVAARAEERQGCAMRPDAVARFVGRLHGLELQMGPYAVAELRTTVLLKRYGVHVPADGPHLYVTDTLDNPHTETDYLPSTYDPISDSRRRANQLKAKVPVTVVIGNPPYDDKAENRGGWVEKREARDDVPLLEDFRLAGNGRYEHVLKNMYVYFWRWATWKVFDAHPEDQHGVVCFITPSGWATGPGGRGMRDYIRRTCDEGWIISLSPEGQRADVGTRVFPGVAQPLAICVVVRRAGAMRGPEHRATLHYRSLSGRRAEKFSQLRQVRLDDDGWRPVHSGATKPFTPRTESGWDDYPALGDLFPWGSPGVKSNRAWVSAPSPETLRRRWRRLFAETDPEQRSVLFKETRDRALSHFAGTSATGNDQVTTSSGAEEPEVVRYAQRSFDRQWLIRDFRAVDFPRPDLWSALSREQLFLNQQSSQAIESGPAVVATHLIPDTHHFNGRGGRVMPLYHPDGSANVPHGLLTCLARALELGRVPVADLAAYVVAITGHRGFTDRFREDLLTPGVRVPLTRDPELWHRAVGIGREVLWTSTYGERFADTEAGRPRGSVEFVHGDHRQVRYDVHIGTAVPEHVYHDLGTATLHIGEGTLAPVTDEMWNYDVGGMPIVRKWFGYRKASPSSKRSSPLDDLHVESWPGQWTIELIELLSVLRRLTELVPHQQELLTDVLAGPVISRGDLASAAVLPPGKAATRARAPSSETLFTAETEGA, encoded by the coding sequence ATGTCCGGTTCGGCGCGCACCTGGTTGCTCACCGCAGTCGCAGAGTTCGGCCGAGAATCGCAACGGAAACTATCTGGTGGTGGCAGCCCCGAGGCGTCGATCCGCGGGCCCCTGGAGGGTCTGCTGCGGACTGTCGGCGAGCACCATCAACAGCCGGAGATCAGCTGGCACGACGAGTACCCTGTCGCCGAGTTGGGAGTCCGGCTCGACTATGTCGTCCGCGCGGCAGGCGAACTCACCGGGTACATCGAACTGAAACGTCCCGGTCTATCGATCGATCCTTCGACGTTCCGCGGGGCCAACAAGAAGCAGTGGGAGCGGCTGCGCGATCTGCCCAACCTGCTTTACACCAATGGCACGGACTGGCGCCTCTACCGGCACGGTCATCCGGTCGCCGAGGCGACGTTCACGGGTGGGCTGGCGGTCATGGGCGGCAAGCTCGCCCCCTCGGACCCCGATGCCTTCGACGCGCTCCTCAAGCAGTTCCTGCTGTGGCGCCCCATCGCGATCACCAATGTCGCGCGGCTGGTCCAGCAGGTGGCGCCGCTCTGCCGACTTCTGCGCGGCTCCGTCCTCGAACAGCTCAGCGCCGAGGCGAAGTCGTCCGCCCCGCCGCAGGATTTTCGGGTGCGACCGTTCACAGGTCTCCGCAACGACTGGCGTCAACTCCTCTTTCCCACAGCCGACGAAACGACGTTCGCGGACGGCTACGCCCAGACCGTTGCCTTCGCGCTGCTGCTGGCCCGCGCCGAGGGGCTGCTCCAAGAGGACTCCACGCTGCATGACGTCAGCCGTCGGCTGGACGCCGGGCACGCGCTGATGGGCCGCGCGCTCGACCTGCTCACCGGACATGTCGGTGAACGGTTCGCTGTCAGCCTGGAGTTGCTCAAGCGCACGGTGGCGCGTGTCGACTGGTCGGCGATCGAGTACGGCAACAAGGACGCCTATCTCCACCTCTACGAGCACTTCCTCGACGTCTACGATCCTGGCCTGCGTCAGAGGAGCGGTTCGTACTACACGCCCCGCGAAGTCGTGACGGAGATGGTCCGCCTCACCGAGGACATCCTGATCAGCAGGCTTGGGCACGCCGAGGGCCTCGGGTCGGACGAGGTCCGTATCGTCGATCCGGCGATGGGGACGGGGACGTTCCTGCACGCCGCCATCGAGCGCGTCGCCGCGCGCGCTGAGGAACGGCAGGGCTGTGCCATGCGCCCCGACGCGGTCGCACGGTTCGTCGGCCGGCTGCACGGGCTGGAGTTGCAGATGGGCCCGTACGCCGTGGCGGAGCTGCGGACGACCGTGTTGCTCAAGAGGTACGGAGTGCATGTCCCGGCCGACGGGCCGCACTTGTACGTCACCGACACGCTGGACAACCCGCACACCGAGACCGACTATCTCCCGTCCACCTATGACCCGATCTCGGACTCTCGCCGGCGCGCCAACCAACTCAAGGCGAAGGTGCCCGTGACCGTCGTCATCGGCAACCCGCCCTACGACGACAAGGCGGAGAACCGGGGCGGCTGGGTGGAGAAGCGGGAGGCGCGCGACGACGTTCCACTCCTGGAGGACTTCCGACTGGCGGGCAACGGCAGGTACGAGCACGTCCTGAAGAACATGTACGTCTACTTCTGGCGGTGGGCGACGTGGAAGGTCTTTGACGCGCATCCCGAAGACCAGCACGGTGTGGTCTGCTTCATCACGCCCTCGGGTTGGGCGACCGGCCCCGGTGGGCGGGGCATGCGGGACTACATCCGGCGTACCTGCGACGAGGGGTGGATCATCAGTCTCAGCCCGGAGGGCCAGCGGGCGGATGTCGGCACCCGCGTCTTCCCGGGCGTCGCCCAGCCGTTGGCGATCTGTGTCGTCGTTCGCCGGGCGGGGGCGATGCGCGGGCCGGAGCATCGGGCCACCCTGCACTACCGGTCGCTGTCCGGGCGCCGAGCGGAGAAGTTCTCACAGCTGCGCCAGGTGCGACTGGACGACGACGGCTGGCGACCGGTCCATTCCGGCGCGACGAAGCCGTTCACACCGCGTACCGAGTCGGGTTGGGACGACTACCCGGCGCTCGGCGACCTGTTCCCGTGGGGCAGCCCCGGGGTGAAATCCAACCGCGCGTGGGTCAGCGCGCCAAGCCCTGAGACGCTCCGTCGTCGCTGGCGGCGACTCTTCGCGGAGACCGACCCGGAACAGCGGTCCGTGCTCTTCAAGGAGACACGCGACCGCGCCCTGTCGCACTTCGCAGGCACTTCGGCGACCGGAAACGACCAGGTCACGACATCGAGTGGTGCGGAAGAGCCGGAGGTTGTCCGCTACGCGCAACGCAGTTTCGACCGACAGTGGCTGATCCGGGACTTCCGCGCCGTCGACTTCCCGCGCCCCGACCTCTGGTCGGCGCTCAGCCGGGAGCAACTGTTCCTCAACCAGCAGTCGTCTCAGGCGATCGAGTCCGGGCCGGCGGTGGTCGCGACCCATCTGATCCCTGACACCCACCACTTCAACGGTCGCGGTGGTCGCGTGATGCCGCTGTACCACCCGGACGGCTCGGCCAACGTTCCCCACGGGCTGCTCACCTGTCTTGCCCGTGCCCTGGAACTGGGGCGTGTGCCGGTTGCCGATCTTGCCGCCTATGTCGTCGCCATCACCGGACACCGGGGCTTCACCGATCGCTTTCGCGAGGATCTGCTCACCCCGGGCGTTCGTGTCCCCCTCACCCGGGATCCGGAGTTGTGGCACCGGGCTGTCGGGATCGGCCGGGAGGTGCTGTGGACATCCACCTACGGCGAGCGCTTCGCTGACACGGAAGCCGGGCGCCCCCGTGGCAGTGTCGAGTTCGTCCATGGGGACCACCGGCAGGTGCGCTACGACGTCCACATCGGCACGGCGGTGCCGGAGCACGTCTACCACGACCTCGGCACGGCGACACTCCACATCGGGGAGGGCACTCTGGCCCCTGTCACCGATGAGATGTGGAACTACGATGTCGGCGGGATGCCTATCGTGCGGAAGTGGTTCGGCTACCGCAAGGCGTCGCCCAGCAGCAAGCGGTCCAGTCCGCTGGACGACCTCCACGTGGAGAGTTGGCCTGGTCAGTGGACCATCGAGTTGATCGAACTCCTCTCGGTGCTTCGCCGGTTGACCGAACTCGTCCCACATCAGCAGGAACTCCTCACCGACGTGCTCGCCGGCCCCGTGATCTCGCGGGGTGACCTTGCCTCAGCAGCGGTACTGCCACCAGGGAAGGCCGCGACCCGAGCTCGGGCGCCGTCCTCAGAGACGCTCTTCACGGCGGAAACCGAAGGGGCTTGA
- a CDS encoding ArsR/SmtB family transcription factor — MLRIHFTPEDLARVRVAPGPDFLWEITNSVQTLQRSDGERVFGAWRRWARPRLPQSRRLLSPLLPPYGYSPDFLTPTSGDRTTLRAAIDTLLGTPRPRLRTELTRLAASTRLPGWTRALAEGDADTLVQLGDALHAYQAQALLPHWAHVRADVEADRARRLQSLMDGGTEGLLAGLGPGTRWCPPVLEVAYPVDQHLYLAGRGLLLQPSFFCWPTPTTLADGRLPPVLVHPIHHTAGWASGAAGPRAVAGRDPLGRLLGRTRAELLRAARTGCSTVEAARLLQVTHPAVSQHMNVLRAAGLITTVRTVGRAFHLATAEGRALLTADDHGAGRGGAEATPM; from the coding sequence ATGCTGCGAATCCACTTCACGCCCGAGGACCTGGCGCGGGTCAGGGTGGCCCCGGGGCCTGACTTCCTGTGGGAGATCACCAACAGCGTGCAGACGCTGCAACGGAGCGACGGGGAGCGGGTGTTCGGCGCCTGGCGTCGATGGGCGCGGCCACGGCTGCCGCAGAGCCGGCGGCTGCTCTCCCCCCTGCTGCCGCCATACGGCTACTCCCCCGACTTCCTCACCCCGACATCCGGTGACCGCACCACCCTCCGGGCGGCCATCGACACCCTGCTGGGGACGCCACGCCCCCGGCTGCGCACGGAGTTGACGCGGCTGGCCGCCTCGACCCGGCTGCCCGGCTGGACGCGCGCGCTCGCCGAGGGCGACGCGGACACCCTCGTCCAGCTGGGCGACGCCCTCCACGCCTACCAGGCACAGGCGCTCCTCCCGCACTGGGCGCACGTCCGCGCGGATGTCGAGGCGGACCGCGCACGGCGGTTGCAGAGTCTGATGGACGGCGGCACCGAGGGGCTGCTGGCGGGGCTCGGCCCCGGCACCCGCTGGTGCCCGCCCGTGCTTGAGGTGGCCTATCCGGTCGATCAGCACCTGTATCTGGCGGGCCGGGGGCTGCTGCTCCAGCCGTCGTTCTTCTGCTGGCCGACCCCGACCACGTTGGCGGACGGGAGGCTGCCGCCCGTCCTGGTGCATCCGATCCACCACACGGCCGGCTGGGCGTCGGGGGCGGCCGGGCCGAGGGCCGTCGCGGGCCGCGATCCGCTCGGGCGCCTCCTGGGGAGGACCCGCGCGGAGCTGCTGCGGGCCGCCCGTACCGGCTGTTCCACCGTGGAGGCCGCGCGGTTGCTCCAGGTGACGCATCCGGCGGTCAGCCAGCACATGAACGTGCTGCGCGCCGCGGGGCTGATCACCACGGTCCGCACGGTGGGGCGCGCGTTCCACCTCGCGACGGCCGAGGGGCGCGCCCTGCTGACCGCCGACGACCACGGCGCCGGGCGGGGAGGGGCCGAGGCGACGCCCATGTAA
- a CDS encoding alpha/beta hydrolase, with protein MSTQRPTRRGALKAAAGITAMTAVGGAGLLASASPAHAVGDGFGLRIVDSDERDARMRYFRFATDEIGWDPGVNVLLPDGYHTSGRRYPVLYLFHGGGVDQDFITFDRMGIRAWTAGKPLIVVMPDGGSAGWYSNPVSTNVGPRNWEFFHIEQLLPWVDANFRTYAEYDGRAVSGFSMGGFGALKYAAKYFGHFASVSSHSGPASLRRDFGLVTHWANVSSAAVELGGGTVYGAPLWDEARVSADNPVQRVESYRDKRVFLVAGTSPDPVNWFDTVNETQVLAGQREFRGVLGAAGIPHEWHEPAGGHFVRPDLFLRDLDGIVARLRKA; from the coding sequence TTGAGCACGCAGCGTCCGACCCGCAGAGGTGCCTTGAAGGCCGCCGCCGGCATCACCGCGATGACGGCCGTCGGCGGGGCCGGTCTCCTGGCGTCGGCGTCCCCGGCCCACGCGGTCGGCGACGGCTTCGGCCTGCGCATCGTCGACAGCGACGAACGCGACGCCCGGATGCGGTACTTCCGGTTCGCCACCGACGAGATCGGCTGGGACCCCGGCGTCAACGTCCTTCTCCCGGACGGCTACCACACCTCGGGGCGCAGATATCCCGTCCTGTACCTCTTCCACGGCGGCGGCGTCGACCAGGACTTCATCACCTTCGACCGGATGGGCATCCGCGCCTGGACCGCGGGGAAGCCACTCATCGTGGTGATGCCCGACGGAGGCAGCGCCGGTTGGTACTCCAACCCGGTCAGCACCAACGTGGGCCCCCGCAACTGGGAGTTCTTCCATATCGAGCAGCTGCTGCCGTGGGTCGACGCGAACTTCCGGACCTATGCCGAGTACGACGGCCGCGCGGTCTCCGGGTTCTCCATGGGCGGGTTCGGCGCGCTGAAGTACGCGGCCAAGTACTTCGGGCACTTCGCCTCGGTGAGCTCCCACTCCGGGCCCGCCAGCCTGCGCCGGGACTTCGGCCTGGTCACCCACTGGGCCAACGTCTCCTCGGCCGCCGTGGAGTTGGGCGGCGGCACGGTCTACGGGGCGCCGCTGTGGGACGAGGCGCGGGTCAGTGCCGACAACCCGGTGCAGCGGGTGGAGAGCTACCGCGACAAGCGGGTGTTCCTGGTGGCCGGCACCAGCCCCGACCCGGTCAACTGGTTCGACACCGTCAACGAGACCCAGGTCCTGGCGGGCCAGCGGGAGTTCCGCGGCGTGCTCGGCGCGGCGGGGATTCCGCACGAGTGGCACGAGCCGGCGGGCGGCCACTTCGTGCGCCCGGACCTGTTCCTCCGCGATCTGGACGGGATCGTCGCCCGGCTCCGAAAGGCCTGA
- a CDS encoding DUF4185 domain-containing protein, which produces MHGSNNPPRAVRSAGPSRRALLRSGAVGGLAVVGVGAGGPGAAAGPLVSGAKVRDLTGPAQTGRFAAPWTDLGIPARCPDGSMLFVCGDTFDGGGVGGPDWRSPVGLRSSNPAPDSLLIDGSVGGSRAVGLVPEGHTGGTTAIPSDVFTVGSTMYMHLMRGVIYQTHHTDFWRSDDNGETWHYLCQWPGDQYGGQFQQKTYAVADDGYCYVLSTVFNREVTSALLLHRVPQDDLGNPAAYEPWGYADGGWAWGRPPTSVTAARRWGEICFRAMAGRYALTWLNMSPLDIRAQIFAVPTSNLFTTPEQTMIVPTVPGRETGNAVASPYGGFIVPGSSLSDLHIAVSQWYDNQNYRVMQYRVNGLTS; this is translated from the coding sequence ATGCATGGATCGAACAACCCCCCGCGTGCCGTCCGGTCCGCCGGTCCGAGCCGCCGGGCGCTGCTGCGCTCCGGCGCGGTCGGCGGGCTCGCCGTGGTGGGCGTCGGCGCCGGTGGTCCCGGTGCGGCGGCCGGGCCGCTGGTCTCCGGGGCGAAGGTGCGCGACCTCACGGGGCCGGCGCAGACCGGTCGGTTCGCCGCGCCCTGGACCGACCTGGGCATACCGGCGCGCTGCCCCGACGGCTCGATGCTCTTCGTCTGCGGCGACACCTTCGACGGCGGGGGCGTCGGCGGCCCCGACTGGCGGTCGCCCGTGGGGCTGCGCTCGTCGAATCCGGCGCCGGACTCGCTCCTGATCGACGGCAGCGTGGGCGGCTCCCGCGCCGTCGGCCTCGTCCCCGAGGGCCACACGGGCGGCACCACCGCCATCCCGTCCGATGTCTTCACCGTCGGGTCGACGATGTACATGCACCTGATGCGCGGGGTGATCTACCAGACCCACCACACGGACTTCTGGCGCTCCGACGACAACGGTGAGACCTGGCACTACCTCTGCCAGTGGCCGGGCGACCAGTACGGCGGGCAGTTCCAGCAGAAGACCTACGCGGTCGCCGACGACGGCTACTGCTATGTCCTCTCGACGGTCTTCAACCGCGAGGTGACCTCGGCGCTGCTGCTGCACCGGGTCCCGCAGGACGACCTGGGGAACCCGGCGGCGTACGAGCCGTGGGGGTACGCGGACGGCGGCTGGGCGTGGGGCCGTCCGCCGACATCCGTGACGGCCGCGCGCCGCTGGGGCGAGATCTGCTTCCGGGCCATGGCCGGGAGGTACGCGCTCACCTGGCTCAACATGAGTCCGCTCGACATCAGGGCGCAGATCTTCGCCGTGCCGACATCGAACCTGTTCACCACCCCGGAACAGACCATGATCGTCCCCACGGTGCCAGGGCGGGAGACCGGCAACGCCGTGGCGAGCCCGTACGGCGGCTTCATCGTTCCGGGGTCGAGCCTCAGCGATCTCCATATCGCCGTCAGCCAGTGGTACGACAACCAGAACTACCGGGTGATGCAGTACCGCGTGAACGGGCTGACAAGTTGA